The region accccccccccccccccccccccccccccccctccaacaCGCACAGAGTCAACAGCTTTGGCCATTTGTGTTTTGTAATTGTCGGTGAATATTTCACCATTAACTCGGCTCCGACCGCAAACCGAGTGGGGATGTGCCCTGTGGTTAAGGCTGTCACCTCCGACGGCAAGACAAATGAGCCCGTCCGGACAGCTGAGATTTGCCCCAGAGTCGGTCCGAGAATGATTTGCCAACTGGACGAGCATAAACTGCACAAAGTGAATTAATtagaaatgcaaaatgcaaaatgagTTCGTGAATTGCGTGTAGACGAGAAGGAGCTTACTCTTACTTGCCCCCAGGCTGCAAGAGGAAATTGTTAAACAAGTTAAAATAATACGTTTCAGTTTCGACCATTGTGTACTCCCTACTCCATCTCTAACAGACTTTGCCTGTTGTATCGATTTGCCCAAACACATCATACCCCTGTATACCTAGCACCTAGTAGGAACACTTCCACGGAGTGCAGTTTCCGAGCTGCGGCTAGTTACGGACAAGTGCAGGGAATGCTGCAGGATGGTTATTTCGTTGAAATCATTTAGGGAATTCGTTTAAGGTCCTGCCGGGCAGTTCCAGCAAATTTCTGAGCCCTTTCCAACGGCatgaaaaacaagaaaaagagTCGAAAGAGCAGGCGAAATAGCAGCAAAGGGAAAGGcataatataaatacaatatgaGTGCGCGTCTGTGCAATCGAAATGCCAAATTGCTGGCCGAATGCCAAATGCCGACTCTGTCTGGGCTGCCGGCGGGGCGGCTAACAATATAAATGAACGCGTTGATGATAATTATAATTGCTGATGACGATTGCCacgatgatggtgatggtgatggtgattgCAATGTCGAGTCGttgacaaaacaaaaggaagcGGACACAATTTATCCATTCTGGAATTCGAGAGGCCACAGTCGCCAGCGAATTAAAGGCGCCCCAAAGCCCGTGCATGGCTCCCAAAGTTGgctaaaaaacaaataacaaattgcTTGAGGTTTGACCTTAGACCCCACTCTTTACGGAAACATACTTCAAACGTATACGCCCCGTGGCAGCCGCCAGCGGCGAGGTGCAAAATGAAGAAATGTCGGATGTGCCTGGCGTGGCTTTATGAGCCACAAACGGAAGCCAGGATGTTGGGCACCAgagcgccaaaaaaaaaggaaacttgCCAGCGTCATCAGGCCACAAAATATGGGGAGCTCCAGcaagaaatatatttctaTAAGAGAATGGGGCGCAGAACCATATTTCTTTTGTGTATTTCGACGCTGATTAAAAAGAGAGACCTAAACGTATTGTAATTCGTTCTGCATAATACATAATCTTTAATAGGGGAATTACGAGCAACTGTAGAAAGCCTTCCAAAGGATCGATAAAGAGGAATACAGAAAGTGATCTAATGATGATCAGGAAGAAAGAGTAACAAGGATAAGGTACTACTACGAGAAATCATCCTTGATAGATCATTCGATGGGACTTTCAATGCTGATTACCACAAACCTTTAGGAGTACATATCAATGGGAGTTTCGAGGGCCTGATAAAACGGCAAAGACAGGCCCGGAGTGTGGGCCATCTTGCTGACCCGTTAATGTATGGGTCCTGATAAAATGAACATCATTAAAAGACTGGGCGGCTTCTTTTTTGCCCTCAGCTTGTTACAGAGATGGCAAGTGgccataattttaatttttacgAGCATAAAATGCAAAAGTACGCAAACAAAAGCGAACAAGGAGCAAAAGGAGCAGCTGGAAAAGGAGGAGTTTCTCTCCGAGGCGGCCTGCACTTGACGGGGCGCAGTTAAGAACTTTTAATTTCAGTCCGGCTAACTGCAATAAAACACggcattaaatattttcagcaGTCACGACCGGAATGGAAAGGCACCACAGCACGGCAGGGCGGGGCagtgcagggcagggcagggcagaggagGGCAGGGAGGGCTCTTAGAATGTTGTAAACTTGTTGAGTGCTGTGTTTTAATTTGGATTCACTGTCTTCTCCATTCGCTTTGCAGGACGAACTGGAAGAGGCGGATGCGTTTCTAGTGGTCTACTCTTGCATTGACAAGGAGTCCTTCACGAGGGCTAAGCAGATTCTATCGCGACTGCAGGACATGGACCtgcaccgccaccgccccaTCATTCTGGTGGCCAACAAAATTGATTTGGCCCGCTCACGCGCCGTCTCTGCGCAGGGTAAGTAGCAATTAGTCAGCCAAGGGCCGGGGACCACGGACCACGGATCACAGCGATAGCGATTGCCATTGCATTCATTTGCATCGTCAATTAAGTGGCGTGACCGGGCATCATGGTTATGCATGGAGTGGCTCCTTTATGTCCTCATCCATGTCcttgatttgtgtgtgtttcgtaGATGGCAAATGTCTGGCCTGTGCGTTCGGAGCCAAGTTTATCGAGGTCTCGGTGGGCATCAATCACAATTGCGACGAGCTGCTGGCCGGGGCCCTCACCCAGATCCGGCTCAAGAAGGACCAGAACATGCTGCAGGTATGTGTGGAAGGAGAATCTCTGCTTAgcgtccccctccccccacaaaCCCCCCATTGATGGATAGAACTAGCTATATAGATCCAGTATCGGTTGCAGTAAAAGTTAGCTGGTTGGTTGTTCATCTGCTCCATCGACTACTTCTCTCCCCCAACTATCCCCAACTATCCCCTCTGAGAGTTTGTTCTATGTAATactttgtatctgtatgtaATCTATGTCCATCAACGATCGCTTTCGCAGCTGAATCCGAAAAAGTCAAAAGATAAATCTAAAATAAAAGATAACAAGACCGTAGAGACTCTAGAAACTGATAAATTTCTGACTGATCTTAATGCCGACGATGGGGTAAGTAAAACAgaagctcctcctcctccgatcAGTTTCCCCCGTTTCAAGTCCAACTTCTGCCCCAACAAAACGCAATCAATGTCCTTCCACCCAAATCCTATTCTTCCCCCCATTTCAAGTAGAGCATGATATACATAGTATCTATGTAGGTTGAAAGCTCCCTGTGTCTATGTTtgtttatgtgtgtatatatgaaTATCCTTTCCTGCCCGTTCCTGATCTCTTGCCAAGAGCCACTAGCAGCAGACAAGTTTTGCAAATTTGCCAACAAGGAAATGTGTCAAGTGTAAAACCTACGAGTTTTCCGTAGACCACTGCCTAGACCACTGCCAAACTGGTGTGCTCTtgggtttgtttgtttgtttttgtgtaatATTTTATCTTGTGCCCTGAAGCAAACCCCTGGCCAGCCAGAGTCCACACAAAGCACATGAGAAATGCAAAATTCAATTGGCGCCCGAAAAGGAATAACTCTGCAATGGCTGCCAAACCAAAAACCTTTCAATTGAGTGGCAAGAAAATGTAAAACATGTTCAGAACGAGTCCCCCCTTGCTTGCCACTCCCCTTCCCTTCTTAGTAATAAAGTTGAAATTGTATAACTAACATTTAATCGACTTACAGGGCCATCGGGACGGCAGCTCTCCGGCGCACTGGTACAAGAGCCGCAGCGTGATGCTGGCCAGCATGAAGGCCCGGCAGATGCTCACCTGGATACTGGGCAAGGAGGACTCCAAGTTCAAGCACTGCGAGAATCTTCAAGTGCTGTAAGCCCGagggaaaaccaaacaaaaatcgaTGTTTGTCTATGTGTTAACTGTATCGATATATGAATATGTGTGTAATCCAAGCCCAAAGCAGAAGGCTTCAGCATCCAATATGTAAACAGGTTTCGATAGTTCGAAGCAGGCAAACCACCCTCTCTGTCCCGCCCCCTGCCTCTGACCAGATACAAGCCACAATTCGCATTAGCAATTTACAATATCCGATGCATAACCTAAGCCTGATaatcaaaaaattaaatcaaatttaatgctaatcaaaatcaaaatcaaaatcaaaggaCCGGCAATGGAGATAGAAGATTAACCAAAGCAACTTAATGGAACCAAGCGAAGCAGcaaccaaaaaacaacaaaatacttACTACTTACACACTATATGTACTTAACTAGCAACTTTAGTAACTTTTCTAAGCTATGAGCATGTTAGAGGGGATATGTATTTTTCAGAGCTGACTAGCAGAGGTGTACTATTTACAAGGAGTACGTGAGTACGATGAGGGGAAAGTGCTCCGCAAACCAAAATTTAAATAGCTATGAATGTTAAGCGAATGCTTTCTATAGGATTTGAGTTTCTACTTTTAAGGGGAGTCTTACAGGGTCGCAATGAGCGCTTGAaatgattatatatataatacgAGTAGTAACCATTTATGGGTGTCCAtcatatatagatatagaatTCAATATTCTTTGTGTCTTCCTTAGTcaaatatgtgtgtgtctgtaagTATCTATGTGTTAGGGATTCaaatatgtacgagtatgtatgtatatcctcCCTGAAAATGCATTGCAATGTATGGAATTTGAATGTCATCCACTGAGTCAGTAAATCTTGTAAATGTGCTCGATGTGGAAGcatggagaaaaaaaaaactacaataaTTATATTACCATTACATAATGGAAGCTAAAgagatctgtgtgtgtgtgtgtgtgtaaatatgcTTAATCACGTGTGGATATTGGCATAGGTTCTACCATGTATAAAGTATAAACtataataaagaaatatttaaatgtttaacAATATAAATTACCTAACTCTTTATTCTTAATTTAGAtttgtacaaaaatataatgaaaatgaGGGAAACGAGGCTGTGTGAGAAAATGTCTATAcctattttatatattataaatgaGCTTGTAAGGCTTATCCAAACTGCTGCTGAGTACTTCCGACTTGCTTGGCCACCTGCGACCGATAGCGGAAGAGCGGGCGGAACACATTTATTTCCGCCAGCTCCATGTCATCGGCCGCCTCCTCGTAGGCAAGCTCGTCCAGTGCTCTCCTCAGACGGGTCAGTGTCCGCTCATATCTGTACAGATTGTCGAGGGCTTCGCTGGAAATGATGGCTTTGGTCTCCGCTTCTGTGGCAGCACTCAGTCTTTGAATCTGTTCTGTGGCGGTGAGGCGCTCTTGGGGATAGGCGCACACCATATTGAGAGCGGCAAAGCAGGCGATCAACCGAAAGATTTTCTGTTGGTGGGGTAAATCTCCGTTAGACGGTTACGACTTGAAGGTTTACTCTGGCCCACTAACCTTGTTCGACAGCATTTTGTGGGAGTTTTCTACTCAGGGCTGGTGTAATCTGCTCTATTGCAATTGAACTGCTTTTAGCACGACTGTGGCTTGTAAAGTGTGGCCTCAGTGGACTTGACATCGCAATTTATACAATTGGCAAAATGTTTTGCCCAGTTCAGTCTCAGTCTGTTCTGATTAGCACCTCGAGTGGTTCTAATTTATCGCCTCGATTCGCACATGTAAGGCTCGCTGCAGTGTGCCTGGGACAAATTAGCGAGTTGGCGTTGAAAATAAGAGCATTTTCCGCTCTGAATCGAAACCAGAGGAAGTCGGATCATGTGCACACGGGCAATTGTCTTTTCCTGAGCTGAGTTATTGTCAACAAAATCGCCACTGACTAATCCGGTCGCGTGTCTCATCGCATTATTAGCTCATGATCTCAGGAACTGTAATTCCCGGCATCCAGACTGGCCGTCCAATTGAAATAGCAAATAAAATGGCGCGCGGTGATTTCCAAATATTATAGAACGTGGCTCCTGCATCTAAAATCAATATTGTGGCGTATTTTGGTAAATAGCTTTGAAATGTTACAATTACGTTGAatttcaaatacaaataaGTAACTGAAAGATATTTTAGAATtgtattttatagaaaatgcTGGGTGATTGGCTCGATGTTGATACGTCGTCTCTTATAGTGTCCTTAGATTTATTGAAAATATCTAATATGATCACTAGGTGCAGCGCTATAGAATCAATTACCCTTTTATTAGCGAAATTAGACAACATAGGGTATAGTAACTGCCGTACTAGAACAGGCAGCGATTTATCATCAGTGGTGGCTCTATTTTTTGCGtcaaaaatttacatttatactCGTAAAAATAATATACGGTTTCCGCTCTCGCGTTTCCCGCAAAGATTCACCCACGGCGATGTGTGGCAGGACACGCGGCCCGCACTAGGGCCTGAGCCGACTCCACTTGGCGTCGTCGCCAATCGTAAACTACTATCCCGAAGATGCCAAGCTCAGCAGCGAGTGCTTCTCCCAAGCTGGAGACGGTTGCCGATTTCCATGTCTGTTCACAGTCCACGGTATCCTGGGATATCTTTCGCCCCCTGAAACTCAACTTGGGGGGCTCCTTGAGTGACTCGTGGGAGCCTGGATGTCGATACTAACGGTATACTGGTGGATCACCTGGGATTGTTCCAGTTGGACAGTGCTAGGTTGCGTTTAGAATTGACAACAGCCGCTCCCGGTACTTACC is a window of Drosophila pseudoobscura strain MV-25-SWS-2005 chromosome 3, UCI_Dpse_MV25, whole genome shotgun sequence DNA encoding:
- the LOC6898235 gene encoding uncharacterized protein: MLSNKKIFRLIACFAALNMVCAYPQERLTATEQIQRLSAATEAETKAIISSEALDNLYRYERTLTRLRRALDELAYEEAADDMELAEINVFRPLFRYRSQVAKQVGSTQQQFG
- the Rgk3 gene encoding GTP-binding protein RAD isoform X3 produces the protein MNMHHLRVNDDDEDVDRLRTFSASKGGIINRGDSFRRRRSRSNSLAPASPMHARNGVGGLGGNTGGGSSQGLGSGYNGGGSSSNGFGHGQNAQENHQPVEFYRVEMLGSAGVGKQALVSQFRTSDCINAYDGPECDEGEQNISIILNGTESELKFLTGSPESKDELEEADAFLVVYSCIDKESFTRAKQILSRLQDMDLHRHRPIILVANKIDLARSRAVSAQDGKCLACAFGAKFIEVSVGINHNCDELLAGALTQIRLKKDQNMLQLNPKKSKDKSKIKDNKTVETLETDKFLTDLNADDGGHRDGSSPAHWYKSRSVMLASMKARQMLTWILGKEDSKFKHCENLQVL